ACCCCGgcatccctctttccttcctctctctctctacccctccgtccctcctctctccctccacccctccttccctccttattccctctctccctgcaccccaccatccctcttctcctccactccaccttccctttctcccacacacagacaataagGTTTACCGTTCTGAATGGTAGGGTTAGACTCTGGTTCTCAAAGTCTGGGATTAAAGCTAGGTCCAGGACACAGCAACAGTACCCCTACCATGACCTCTGATCTGAACCAAACACAGCTAACCTGCTCAGCAGAGGACACAACAAGTCACCTCTTGTTACAAAaatacagttactgtatacttacaaatatttatatcatttttcTGTGTACTAAAGTCCTGGACAGTTTTACCGTAACTTTCACCAGTAAACTTTTACCTACTGTTGAAATTAGTATCTAAAAAGCTCAATGTGGTACACAATTGCATTCACATAGACAAAAGTGTCATTCTTGTTCTTCTACAGTTATCAGTAATCACTGAAATTGTTTTTCAATGTGTGCAGTATATAAGAGGGTTTCCAGGGTTTACTGACATGTTGAAAAAACAGTGAATCATTTTGACCAGTAGCGCTTGCAAAATGACAAAAAGAAAGCAACATTTTGGTGGCATTGGCCAATTTACTGACACAATAACTAGGTTTTGAAGCATGAATCAAATGTGTTGGGTGAGTAACAACATTTTTGGTAGAAGTAGTCTACAAAAGAGTTGTGACATCCCATGATACAGTTGTCATAATTGCACTTACAGTTTTCTCAGTGTCTCTATTTGTTCTGTGTTGtaacagacggacggacggacagataAATGAGATAGTGATTGAATACAAGATCCAGCCAAGTCCTGAAGGTATAGGTTGTCCTTTAGGTGTTGTGGAACAACAGTGTGGGTCCTACCTGAcagtctcctctgtgtctcagtCGGCCACGGAGCTCTACACCTGGCGGGCTTCATCTCCACTCTGAACCCATCTGTCTACTGGACCGGGTTCCTCTCGGAACaacaagaaaagagagagggggagaaagacagagagaagggaaaagagagagagtgagagcgagcaagagatacagagagaaaggacgagagagggacagacagagatagagaggaattGTTTGCTGTGAGAGACATTCAATGGCATGCACACTGCATATCCTAGTAGTAACACAGCAAACTCAGTCCTATGGATTACAGCGGATAATTGATAATTAGAGGGAGGCAATCAAATGATGGCAGCCAGTCACACAGACCGGGGAGAGCAGCCAGCGGCAGCCTGGGACCATGAGGAGCACAGCACAGTGACAGCAGTGATGCAGGATGGAGAATGTCTGAGATCATTAGACTCACCACGTCATCTCCCATGGACGCCCATCTCTCAGCCTTGGACTGATGAAGAACCCACTgtgctgcacactcacacattcattcactcacacacacacaaaacacacacacacagtcacacacattcactcacgcacacaaacgcccacatacactcactcacacacagacacgctcacacatacCTATAAATGGTGAAAGCATAGAGTTGGGAAaacaaactgaaaaaaaaattgtgttgtCTTGTCCTCCTTCTTCTAGCTATTGTTCTCTCATTACTTTGTCCCGCTATATGCctgactctctcttctctctcttttcctgtgcCTGTAGAATAAGTCAGGAAGTGTGTTTACATGAAGGAGAAGTGAAATACGCTGACCTGTCAGTAAGCACATTAAAGGTTTCCTCTTTAGAGGTGATTATAGACTCCCTGCTTTGAATAAGTAATGTGTACGACAGTCTTAACGGCATTCAACGCTATTATTGGTCTGTGAGACTACGCAGATGTTTTCATTTATGATGATTGAATTATATAATTAATTGCTGTTTCATGTTCTGCAAACAAGGACATTCAGTTTTTCTTGCCTTACCTCTGCAGTTTCATTAGGGAAACAACGCAGAACCCAATAATGTGGTCAGTAAAACACGAAAGAGCATCATGTGCAGAGGATGGGTTTTTGAAAAAAGAAACTGAACTGTAAACCACGGAATGTGCATTGATCAGAACTTAGAACCCTGACCACATCAGCACACCTGAGGTAACTAAAGGAGATGATTAGCCAGTCCGATGATTTCATTGGCTAATGGACAAGAAGCAGCTGCCCCTTCAGAAACCCTAACAGTGATTCAGGGGGACaaaatgagagagggatggggagactAGAGAGAGTACTGAgattgaaaagagagagagatggacagagaggaatagagagataagagagggaaagagaaagagagagagagaaatcaagaGACTAGAGAaaggggtagacagagagaaagagatggggagagaatgagggggaaggaagcatggacagagagaaagagagacccagCATGGGGCCTGTTCCACCTGAACATGCCGCTTACTCTCAGGgcaggggcgagagagagagagggcagggcaaGGCAGGGCAGCCACTCTGAATGCAGAGCAGGCTTTAGTAAGGACAGTAATTCACCCCCCTGCTGACAGACGCCCAGACTCATACAGCTCTGCTCTGACAGCCCCCATCCAGACCTGCTGGACTGGAGGTCCACTGGGACAGggaggaaatgtgtgtgtgtgataaagaaggttggggtgtgtgtgtaggtgtgtgtaataGAGGAggctgagatgtgtgtgtactagaggagagcaatgagtgtttatgtgggggtgtgtgtaatAGAGGAGGctgagatgtgtttgtgtgtacatctgtggctgtgtgtgtgtgtaatcgagGAGATTGAGATTagtgtgtaggtttgtgtgtaATAGAGGAGGCtgagttgtgtgcgtgtgtgtatgtgtataacaAAGGGGGCTGAGTGGACCTTGTCCATTAGGGAGAGTAGATGAAGAGTAGACCATGATttagaggaaaggaagagagagagagagagagagagagagagagagagagagagagagagagagagagagagagagagagagagagagagagagaatgggaggggctagaaaaatatatttatattaggTATCCCATGTGTCTTATATTAAGTAACAAGATTATGCTTAAAGGGGCATAACCTACTGTAACTGTGCACTTACTACAGACTTGTAACCTACAGTCCTGGAACTACTGTACTATAACTACAGACCTGTGTCTACTGTGGGCTCCTAAATAACTTTAAACCATTCAATCATAAATCCATACCACACTTTTATTTAAAACAAGAATAGTGTCAGGTGTATAAAAGCAGGTGAAATGTGCAGACATTCAGGTAGCAAACCTCTAAAGCTCAAACAGCAGAATACTTCACTCTACAGTTTACAAAGCAGGTAAACATCTCccgtttttaaaagaatgtgaAATAATACAGCTCAGTGCGTTGTTGACAGTCTGAAAATAACAAATTACAACAAAGGGCACAGTACTTCTTCACACTCTACATGAAACAATTAAAAGCAGGTTATTATTAGGCATTCAAGTGTTGATCTGGTGGTCGCTTAAAGAACATCATGACCATCACATATTAAAGCCTGGTTCACATTATTGCGTACAATTGTGTTTGActttgtacattttcaaaatggccaTGGGTTTTGCCGGTCCGTAACTTGGATACAGGTTATACGGATCAGTACGGATGCGTATAtcagattatatatatatatatatatatatatatatacacactgtcTCATTATGCAGCACAAACAATTTTAAGCAGACTCACCCTCTGCAGACAGATTCATGAAAATATGCAATAATGTGAACCTACTATAAGAGTGGAGGCAAAAGTATTTTTGAGTGTACAGTACCAGTAAAGTACAGTACAGAACATATCTACTAAATACTTCAGTCAGAGCCATAcaatatttatgtatgtatattataattattatgaCTTCTGTTGTCATTGTAGTTCAATTGTATGTTTTGTATATGTTgtttgtactgtacatgtatTGAATATGTACATTGTATATGTATTATAAATATAATTATGGCTCGGAGTCTGACGCACGTTTCGACTGCAGGGTCAGTGGTCAAAGTTCAGGTTAAGACCATGCCCCAATATCTAGATGTCTATAGAGGGACTGTCCTGCTCTGTAAGGCCCCGCCCTACACGCTGCCTTCCCTCCAATAGGAATATCAGCACAGCCATAAAACGCTGTCCTAGTGACCGTTGTCGCATAGAGGTCTCGCACTGTCTGAAATAGGTGGTGGTTCCCATGGCAATGGCGTCAAACTGTTCTGTCAGCAGCCACGCCTCCCAGAGTAGCGTGAAAGCATTCAAGGTTGCCATAACCACCACCCAGAATTCTGTCCCCAGCACAGAAAGCCCTGATGACAGGCTCCACCCACCGACCACGAAAGCCACATACAGGTAACGTGTAGCCACGGCAACAAAGAAGAGGTGTGCGGTCACCATGGAGAGGataaagagaaggaagaggcgGTGGTTGCCTTGGCCGACGCAGCAGTTGAGGAAGAGGCAGTGATGGTcgtagtctctcacacacacgtcacacagctTGCAGTGTTTGGTGTGGTCTGGCTGGAACAACTGGAGacaggaggaatggaggggggaggaaagaaatggagacagagagagagcgaatgaCACAGAAAAACATAATTCCAGGTGTGTTTAGGCACATGTTATGATGTTATGACATTCTGAGGGCCCAGTTTTCAGTTCTGGGCTGTACAATCGTGTGCTTGTGACTCGCCCACAGGTCCAGAGGACAAAGAGTTCTGCTCACCTCACAGTAGATACAGAATCTCTGAGGGTTCTCGTTGTTCTCCACCAGGTCTGCGATGCTGGAGAATCGAGGGTCTGCGTCCGCCGGGCCGAGCGTTCCCGGGTCCTGGAtcagaaccttccagaacagaaccagaaccagggaGAAGTGGACAACGGACACATGCATCAGACCGCTGGCTGGCCAGACACGTGAAGTGGTTAAGGCTCATATCTGACTTCTGAATGAGACTAACTCCTCCGTGTCCTTATTCCACACAATCTCAATCTGGGGGCTGCTTTGCCCAAAACAGATTACAATCCTCTGAGGGTAAAATATAGGCCTGAAGAGACATTCTCCAGTCCTCTAGTGTGTCGCGAGGGTTATGACACTCTATACCACTCTGGTATGATATTGAACATGTTTTTGTGCATGTCTAATGTTTTTTCATgtatgagctgtgtgtgtgtgtgtatatgtttgttttagctgtatatgtacagtatgtatgtgtgcatgagctgtgtgtgtgtgtgtgtttgggctgtgtttggtgtgaatgtggtgtgtgtgtgtgtgtgtgtgtgtatgagctatgagtatatgtatgtatgagcTGTGTGCGATCGCACTGAGCTGTAAAGGATATTGGGAATGATCTTGCCATAGAAGCAGAGCAGTGAGTGGAACAGACCGGCTATCAGGGTCCCCAGATACACAGGGTTGGGCAGCCTAGAACACAACAGAACACAGCTGAACAAATTTGAACATaatacaacaaccacagcacaGCAGACCATGGCCTAACACATTAGAACAAAGGTTTGGGAGTTGGGGTTTGGGCTGAGGTTAGTGTTAGGGTTGTGGCAGTGGTTGGGGTCAGGATGTGGTCACCTCTGGTAGGTGGTCATGCGGTGGAACTGTGTGAAGATGCTGCGGGCCAGCCAGGggaagagcaggctgcagaccAGGCCCCCGTAgccccccagcatggaggccACCAGTAGGATGGCGGCTCCGCTCAGCGACGGGAATAGCACAGTCCAGTAGTACAGTACTGCAAACAAACATGTTAGCACGCAAACAGATATACTttagcacacagaaacacacgttagcacacacagacacacacgctaccACTCACATACATACGTTAGtatgcaaacaaacacattaccACGGAAATATATACACGTTagcatgcatatacacacacacacactttggcaTAATACACTTATAGACACATTAGCATCTgagcataggcacacacacacactaacacaaacacacacatttacatttacacctACAGTAGACCATCGGTGTGAGATGGACACTTACGATGAGACTCTTGAGGTTTCAGGTGCATGGGCTCACGGATGTACTGACTCAGCAGTTTGGTGAGCTGCTGATGTCTGGGGGAAGGGAAAAACACAGTTTCACTCATTTTATAACTACTTACATCCCAACCATGACACAGGTATGTATAACTTTATACAACCTGACCATGATATACATGTTGTCTCAAGTCATGTCTCAAGTCTTAAGCCATATGTAGATGTACATGTAGAATAGGTATGTGTGCTGAATGGCTGACTACAGGAGGGTCTCCCTGGCTAAGCCAGGATAGACCAGGTTAGGCCTGGATAGACTAGGTTAGACCAGGCTTGACCAGGATGTACTAAGCTAGACCAGGCTTGACCAGGATGTACTAAGCTAGACCAGGCTTGACCAGGATGTACTAAGCTAGACCAGGCTTGACCAGGATGTACTAAGCTAGACCAGGTTGACCAGAGCAGACCAGGCTAAGCCAGAAGAGAATAGAATAGGCTAAGCCAAGATAGAACAGGACAGAGTAGACTAGACTTGGCCAGGCCAGGCTACACCATGGTAGACCGAGCTAGGCCAGGATAGACCAGATGCAGAGGTAGGGCATAAGTCACACATGACATTTGATATAACAAGTCTTAATAGATTTGATATTAAAAGCAGGATTGTGGGTACATGTTTGCCTCAAAGATTATCAGATTTCCTACTTGTGGTCAAGCGAGCGCGATGGCGTAAACTCATTCCTCACTTTAAACTTagcttttattttaaaaagtagCTTATCGGTCGCTTAGCGGCTAAAGTCTTGTTTACGAAAAGTGGTTGTTGGGTGTGTCAGTCAGACGACCCCGGTTCTAACCCCAGAGTGTGCAAGTTGAGTTAAGTGCAACAAGCGACACCATGACACCTGTGCCTGCAGATCACCTGAAGGTCTTCCCCTGCCTGCTAAGGTCAAGGGGAGTGAGGCCGTTGTAGTTCTTGATGTGTAACAGCCTGTATCCGGCCCTCTGCAGCAAGGTCCAGCACACCTCCACCGCCCCCCGCTCTGCTGCCACGTGCAGTGCTGTCGCCCCCTGCTGGTCCACTGCATCCACGGAACACCTCTGGAACAGCAGATAGGAAGAGCCCTATACACAGGCCtttattacacacacatttccacaaAGAGCACAACACACAAGCCATACACATGCATGCTTTTGTGGATCTGTCTGCACAGGGTGAGTGTGCTCTAAAAATGTGTGCCTCCTATCGATAGCCTACTGTGCAGGATTTTTgaaacagtggttctcaaattGGCCTTACTCTTCTAATCTTTATTATCTAAATGTATGGTCTGAAAATGAAGGCGGCCATTCAGGAAAAATGtgcagagaaaacaagaaagCAAGAACTGTGTACAAGAAAATGTACAGAGTCAAATGCAGTGTACTTAAGGATTGCATTCAGTAAAACATTGGGactgggacagtgtgtgtgtgtgtttctgagtgtgagtgaatgtgtatctaagtgtgtgtgtgtgtctgagtgagtgcgtatctaagtgagtgtgtgtgtgtgtgtgtgtctgaatgaaaCCCACCTGCTCTCGGAGCAGGTAGCGGACCACTTCAGTGTTGCCTGTGGAAGCAGCCAGATGTAGAGGTGTGACCTGGTACATATCCCCATCTGAGAACCTGAACATGCCTGTCTCCCATAGGTAGTGCACggccacactgagacacacaaagaaagagagagagagcggagagagtaagagagagaaagaggagagagagatgagagggagagatacagaaaacaggacagagacagggagggtgggaaaaaaagagggacaaaggaagagagagaaggaaagacagacagaaggagagaaacatagagagggaaaagagagagaaagcaagagtttGTGTGCACATGAGCATGTGTGcagagcgtgtgtttgtgtatgtgtgcagcctACTCACATGCTACCCCCACTGACTGCATGGTGCAGTGCTGTCTTGCCTTGCAGGTCGACAATGCGAAGGTCAGCTCCATGCTGCATCATCTGGTGCATCACATACACATTGCCCTGTCTGGGGATGGACCAGTATTAGTTTAGTATGCAAGACACTCAGGAGGGCCAACAACCTTCTTCATAGGAACCCAACCATCAACTACCATTTGGCCAATAGGGACTGATTGGATCAGTTGGTAAAATGTCTGTTTGAAAACCTATGTTCCCATGCCAGTTTGATTGGATATGAGATGTCACTTTGGTATAGGAAGTAGACTGGGGTAAGTGCTTTGTGGGAGTTGTTGTTCTACTTACCTGCAGGCGAAATGGAAGGCTGTCTGGCCAGCATCGCATGTCAAGTTGGGGTCAGCGCCGTTGCTAAGCACCAGGTCCACCATGGCACGGTTACCATGGAGAGCAGCAACATGGAGAGGGGTGAACCCACCCCagcctgcacaaacacacacacacaatgatgggAATGTAACTTAATTAGTGCTTCCCTTCTGGAGCAACTGTCCCTTTGTCTCAGTGAGGTTAAATGTGACTcaatgtcttcctgtgtgtctgtgtcacaggAGCTGAGTGAGTCAGAGCCCAGGGTAGACACTCACACTATCTGAGATCACTGACGATAACACCAGAAGGGGGTTATATATCCTGAAGCTTCCAAACCTGGCAACATGACAAAATCACATCCAAAGACATTGTGCTGCAGTGTGTTTCTGAGTGCGAGAGAAGggggtgtaagagagagagagacagagacagagagagaatgttgtgtgtgtgtgtgtgtgtgtgtgtgtgagtgagtgagtgtgtgagtgagtgaatttGTATGAATCAGCAACTTGTAACCCTACACACCCTACATATCTAATCACCAAAGTGACAACAAGAGGATATAGTGGACATCCAACAGCAGTAGCCAGGTACACATTACAGAATACGGCACAGGAAATCAGCTGTCAGTCTGACTTGATATCCGTCGTCTGCAGCCTGtatgttttcaatgcttttgatTCTTAACTTGATAGCAGACCATTCTATGTACGAGGTGTgccaaaaatacatgtttttttagTTGAAACTGTATATAACTGCTGTATTGCAAACTAGTATTACATACTACATTGAGAAATCATGCAATAGATGACCAAGACAACAAGATAGCATTTTATATCGCATGTACACGTCTTTTCAAGCCTTACCAACATTAACCGGGAAGCACATACCTTTATGTTTGAGGACAGATCGATCAAGTTGAATGAAATGTGCACATTGTTCAATATTTCCTCTCTGAATGCTGTCAAATATGTCTCCTTCGTCGCCCGAGCAACCGGCGGGCAGCGGAAGCATAGTGAGAACGGACGCTGACCCCTGGTAGTCTAACTCGTGCAACCGCAACACAAACTACCGAATATGCATTAAAAACTCGTATTTAATGGAGATAGATACCCATTTTGTCTTGGCAAAGTGACACGATGTTTCATTTTGGTATACTGGTTGCGGCAGTAGACCCTTGGCGAACAGCATTGGATGCGGACTACGCACGTGACTACTGTGCCGTCTTCGTCACCAAAACATGTGCGCTTATAAATAAACCACAGGCCGATTATTTTTAAGGGCTGTTTGAATACAAGTG
This DNA window, taken from Osmerus eperlanus chromosome 6, fOsmEpe2.1, whole genome shotgun sequence, encodes the following:
- the si:ch211-223a10.1 gene encoding putative ZDHHC-type palmitoyltransferase 6 isoform X2, translated to MLPLPAGCSGDEGDIFDSIQRGNIEQCAHFIQLDRSVLKHKGWGGFTPLHVAALHGNRAMVDLVLSNGADPNLTCDAGQTAFHFACRQGNVYVMHQMMQHGADLRIVDLQGKTALHHAVSGGSIVAVHYLWETGMFRFSDGDMYQVTPLHLAASTGNTEVVRYLLREQRCSVDAVDQQGATALHVAAERGAVEVCWTLLQRAGYRLLHIKNYNGLTPLDLSRQGKTFRHQQLTKLLSQYIREPMHLKPQESHLLYYWTVLFPSLSGAAILLVASMLGGYGGLVCSLLFPWLARSIFTQFHRMTTYQRLPNPVYLGTLIAGLFHSLLCFYGKIIPSVWPASGLMHVSVVHFSLVLVLFWKVLIQDPGTLGPADADPRFSSIADLVENNENPQRFCIYCELFQPDHTKHCKLCDVCVRDYDHHCLFLNCCVGQGNHRLFLLFILSMVTAHLFFVAVATRYLYVAFVVGGWSLSSGLSVLGTEFWVVVMATLNAFTLLWEAWLLTEQFDAIAMGTTTYFRQCETSMRQRSLGQRFMAVLIFLLEGRQRVGRGLTEQDSPSIDI
- the si:ch211-223a10.1 gene encoding uncharacterized protein si:ch211-223a10.1 isoform X1, producing the protein MLPLPAGCSGDEGDIFDSIQRGNIEQCAHFIQLDRSVLKHKGWGGFTPLHVAALHGNRAMVDLVLSNGADPNLTCDAGQTAFHFACRQGNVYVMHQMMQHGADLRIVDLQGKTALHHAVSGGSIVAVHYLWETGMFRFSDGDMYQVTPLHLAASTGNTEVVRYLLREQGSSYLLFQRCSVDAVDQQGATALHVAAERGAVEVCWTLLQRAGYRLLHIKNYNGLTPLDLSRQGKTFRHQQLTKLLSQYIREPMHLKPQESHLLYYWTVLFPSLSGAAILLVASMLGGYGGLVCSLLFPWLARSIFTQFHRMTTYQRLPNPVYLGTLIAGLFHSLLCFYGKIIPSVWPASGLMHVSVVHFSLVLVLFWKVLIQDPGTLGPADADPRFSSIADLVENNENPQRFCIYCELFQPDHTKHCKLCDVCVRDYDHHCLFLNCCVGQGNHRLFLLFILSMVTAHLFFVAVATRYLYVAFVVGGWSLSSGLSVLGTEFWVVVMATLNAFTLLWEAWLLTEQFDAIAMGTTTYFRQCETSMRQRSLGQRFMAVLIFLLEGRQRVGRGLTEQDSPSIDI